The following are encoded together in the Lathyrus oleraceus cultivar Zhongwan6 chromosome 3, CAAS_Psat_ZW6_1.0, whole genome shotgun sequence genome:
- the LOC127129768 gene encoding uncharacterized protein LOC127129768, translated as MAEYRACIYGLGEAINLRIKILEVYGDSALVISQVKGDWETRDSKLIPYKEHIIKLVPYFDEISFHHIPREENQLADALATLASMFKVKWKSETPIIHIDHLDKPTHYVVIEADPDDKPWFYDIKTFLEKQQSSEGISITDKKALRRLSSKFFLNNDVLYK; from the coding sequence atggcagaatataGAGCATGTATCTACGGTTTGGGGGAGGCCATCAACTTAAGGATCAAGATTCTTGAGGTATACGgtgattcagctctggtaatAAGTCAGGTAAAAGGTGATTGGGAGACTCGGGATAGCAAGTTGATACCCTATAAGGAGCATATCATAAAACTAGTACCCTACTTTGATGAAATATCTTTTCATCATATTCCTAGAGAGGAAAATCAGTTAGCAGACGCTCTAGCTACGTTGGCGtctatgttcaaagtcaaatggaagaGTGAAACACCAATTATCCATATTGACCACTTAGATAAACCAACGCATTATGTAGTAATCGAGGCCGATCCTGATGATAAGCCCTGGTTCTATGACATAAAGACATTTTTGGAAAAACAGCAAAGTTCCGAGGGTATATCCATTACTGATAAGAAGGCTTTGAGAAGACTCTCTTCCAAGTTCTTCCTAAATAATGATGTGTTATACAAGTGA